TCAGCGCTCGAGTAGGCTGAGGCAATCAGTCCCAACACAAAAAGCACTGCCACACCTTGGCCCAGGTGGCCGTCCAGCGCAATGATGGGGTAGAGGTAGTCTGTTTGATCTGGAATGGCAATGTGTTGTTCGTGTGCAAAGAGGTAGAGCAGGGCACCTAGCGAGAGAAAAAGCAAATTCACTACCACCAGTACCGCGCTGAAGGTGAACATGTTGGTTTGGGCTTCTCCGATGTTGCGGCAGGTGAGGTTTTTCTGCATCATGTCCTGATCCAGCCCGGTCATTACAATGGTGATAAAAGCGCCCGCAAAAAACTGTTTTACAAAGTGCCGGGGAGAATTCCAATCGTCAAAATACCACCATTGCGAGTAGTCGCTTTCACGCACGGTTTGAATGAGGGCGGAGGCGTTGAGGTTCATTTCTCCGGCAATGAGATACACGGTAATTCCCACGGCCAGGAGCATAAACAGGGTTTGCAGGGTGTCGGTCCACACGATGGTTTTAATGCCGCCCCGGGCTGTGTACAGCCATATAAGCCCGATGGTGAGTAGCACGGTTACCACAAAAGGCACGTGGATGTCCATGCGTTGAAACACCAATTCAAACACAATGGCCACGAGGTACAGCCTGAACGCCGATCCTATGATTCTGGATAGCAGGAAAAAGGAGGCTCCTGTTTTGAGTGAGGTGGGGCCAAAGCGCTGACCAAGGTAGGCGTAGATGGAGGTGAGTTGAAGTCGGTAATAGAGCGGAAGTAGCACCGTAGCCACCACCACGTAGCCCAACAAATAGCCCAGTACCATTTGCATGTAGGAGAATGCGCTGGTTCCCACCCATCCGGGCACGGAAATAAAGGTAACACCACTGAGCGATGCGCCCACCATTCCAAATGCCACCACATACCAGGGCGATTGCTTGTTGCCTGTAAAGAAGGTAGTGTTGTTGGCTCCCCGCGACGTGAAATGCGAAATGATGAGCAGGGCCCCGAAATACCCGATGATGATGAGCAGGATGAGTGTTGGATTCACGGGACTAAGGAAAGCAATTTAGCCCGGATTATTACTGCTTTCGGTTGGCCAGCAGCGGTGGAGGTTCACCGTTAAAAGGGTTGCTTCGGCCGATGGTACGTGCTTCCATGCCTGATGCCTTCATTACCGCACGGTCGCCATATCGCAGGCGGATTTTGTCCATGGCGCGGTAGAGGTTGATGCGTTCTTCGGTGTCGTCAAACAGGTTAATCTGGTGACCGCCGCCTACAAGGTGGCTGTATCGCACTCCCACCAAACGAATCAGCAGACGACGGTTGTAGAGGCGTTCAAAAAGCTCCAGCACTTTGGGAATGAGCAGATGGTCGGCGGAGGTATAGGGAATGCGGCACTGCAGGGTATGTGTATTGAAATCGGAATATCGCACCTTTACGGCTACGCATGCGGTTACCTTGTTGCCCCGCCTTAGTTGAAAGGCGAGGTTTTCGGCCATGGCAGTGAGGATGCCGCGGAGCTTTACCACGTCTATGGTGTCGCGGTTAAAGGTTCGCTCGGTAGAGATTGACTTGCGTTCGGAATGAGCAATAACGGGGCTGTTGTCAATGCCTTGTGCTTTTTTCCAGATAACCAGGCCGTGTGCGCCGAGCACGCTTTCCATCATTTCGGGCGGCATATCCTGCATGGTGCGGATAATTTTTACGCCCAGGTTGCAGAGTGTTTGGTAGGTTTTGTCGCCCACCATGGGTATTTTCTTTACCGACAGCGGTGCGAGAAAGGGCTTTTCGGTGCCGTATTCCACCATAAGCTGGTTGTTGGGTTTGGCCTCGCCGGTGGCTACTTTCGATACGGTTTTGTTGCACGACAGCCCAAACGACAGCGGCAGGCCGGTTTCGCGGATGATGCGTTGGCGGAGCTCGGCGGCGTATTTCAGGCAGCCAAAAAAGCGGTCCATGCCGGTGAGGTCCAGGTAAAATTCGTCAATGGAGCTTTTTTCAACTACGGGCACGGCTTCGCGGACAATATCGGTAACCATACGCGAGTATTTGGTGTAGTTCATGGTATTGCCCCGAATGACCACGGCTTCGGGGCAAAGTTGTTTGGCCAGTCGCATGGGCATGGCAGAGTGTACGCCAAAGCGGCGGGCTTCGTAGCTGCATGAAGCTACCACGCCCCGGTCGCTCGTGCCGCCAATCAGAATAGGTTTTCCGTTCAGCTGGCTGTCGATGAGCCGCTCTACCGACACAAAAAAGGTGTCGAGGTCGAGGTGGGCGATGGCGCTGTTTTTATCTGGGAGCATTTGGTTTTTTTTTAACCGCAAGGCCTTCGGCCCGCAAGGAGGGGTATGGTTGTTTGCAATTCGTTTCGTTTTATTTTGATTATTCGTTTCAATCAAGGGCTCTTTGCGTTCGTTGCGCCTCTATTGCGTTCTTTGCGGTTAAGCTTTTTTTGACAAGGGTATATACATGGTAGTCAGGTTTATGTGTGTTCGTGGTGATTGGATTTTTTAACCGCAAGGCCTTCGGCCCGCTAGCCCGCCTGCCGCGGGCAGGGAAGGCGCAAAGGGCGCTAAGAATGTTCACGATTTGC
This genomic window from Cryomorphaceae bacterium contains:
- a CDS encoding DNA polymerase IV, producing MLPDKNSAIAHLDLDTFFVSVERLIDSQLNGKPILIGGTSDRGVVASCSYEARRFGVHSAMPMRLAKQLCPEAVVIRGNTMNYTKYSRMVTDIVREAVPVVEKSSIDEFYLDLTGMDRFFGCLKYAAELRQRIIRETGLPLSFGLSCNKTVSKVATGEAKPNNQLMVEYGTEKPFLAPLSVKKIPMVGDKTYQTLCNLGVKIIRTMQDMPPEMMESVLGAHGLVIWKKAQGIDNSPVIAHSERKSISTERTFNRDTIDVVKLRGILTAMAENLAFQLRRGNKVTACVAVKVRYSDFNTHTLQCRIPYTSADHLLIPKVLELFERLYNRRLLIRLVGVRYSHLVGGGHQINLFDDTEERINLYRAMDKIRLRYGDRAVMKASGMEARTIGRSNPFNGEPPPLLANRKQ
- a CDS encoding sodium:solute symporter; the protein is MNPTLILLIIIGYFGALLIISHFTSRGANNTTFFTGNKQSPWYVVAFGMVGASLSGVTFISVPGWVGTSAFSYMQMVLGYLLGYVVVATVLLPLYYRLQLTSIYAYLGQRFGPTSLKTGASFFLLSRIIGSAFRLYLVAIVFELVFQRMDIHVPFVVTVLLTIGLIWLYTARGGIKTIVWTDTLQTLFMLLAVGITVYLIAGEMNLNASALIQTVRESDYSQWWYFDDWNSPRHFVKQFFAGAFITIVMTGLDQDMMQKNLTCRNIGEAQTNMFTFSAVLVVVNLLFLSLGALLYLFAHEQHIAIPDQTDYLYPIIALDGHLGQGVAVLFVLGLIASAYSSADSALTALTTSFSVDILRIEHKDGAEQERIRKQVHIGMSLVLVAVILIFKAINNESVIQSLFTVAGYTYGPLLGLYFFGLFIRRNLRDAWVPYIALAAPILSYLLSSQSAKWFNGFEFGFFILVVNGALTVLGLWLISTPRRT